The Mugil cephalus isolate CIBA_MC_2020 chromosome 8, CIBA_Mcephalus_1.1, whole genome shotgun sequence genome segment GCTAATACATGTGAGCGCGGCCTTCGTATTCACGCAGGTGAACTTTGGTAGGTTAGTGGGAGGACGCGCTTAAACGACAATAAGAGGACGGACGTCAAACAGAGAGTAATGTAATGATGATTTACACACAGCAGACATTATGGTGGTAACACTCTAAACAAATAACACAGATCTAGATCCGTTTAGAAAGTGTTTGCTTTACACTTTTATGTTTTAGTGTTGAAGATAAGGGGTGTGCGCGCAGGAAGCGACTAGCAGCAACACAAGAGGGTTACCTGGACACTGGGAGCTTTGAATGTCTGGCAGCAGCCAACCTGGCAGCAGACAATCAGGGAAATGTGTGCTTTGAATGTGTCAGTTGCATAATCATGCATAATCTCATGTTTGCAACATTTTCTacttgagagaggagttaatgcagtagattgactaaggatggactgttttactgtgatgatgagtaaatattgtagaataatcccacgtgttgcactgactgctgatgtggcaATTTACagctcgaaaaaaaaaaaaacaaccttaaatgtcatcaagatgaaatgaagaaacacagacaattacagtttaatttattttgtaatgtcaatagcagtgcaaccggctaccgtaataaatGTAGTCTGCtcgcaacttttttttttctcattcataaaaagctaaaattagggACAGCTTTACCCatgggacaggtcatccaaaacggggactgtccccagaaatcggggacgtctggtcgccctaaaacaaaaaaacccaaacaacctGACACGGCACCTGTTTTTTgggcacaagtcttctcgttctgcagcttcatttttcagacctttccatcatcaccacgcctcacagtgacacagtcgcatcATGcattacattgaaaatggtccagtctgaaacagtgtctcgctgtgtaatcaaatacaccggtatcaCGGTATATAACAGATTTCATATCATAATGGAAAGGCCATCAAATTTGAGATTAGtttaacaaatttaatttaaaaagttcTTCTACTGCAACTTTTcacattaaatttattttattttattagcctttatttaaccaggtcgaTCCTGTTGAGATGCAGTGACCTCTTTACCAAGGGAAGTCTGGCTAAGACAGCAGCCTATAGGAAAACTGAGACCATTAAGAACAAAGTGCGACATGTAGCTGGTCCAAAGTCTCTCACGCAGGTTTTCAAAGATCCAAGGGTGATGAGTtcctttaactttaaagttttctgctgtttgttccAAGCAGCACTTTACATGCTGCTTGGGACAGTGTTTACCAAATTAATAGTGGGATTTGGGCACATTTAATAAGTACAAATCGTTGGAATGTAAACAGTAATTGGGTTTTTAGAGGTTTTAATTGCATAAATAGTGAGTGGGGGAGTGAACCTAAGAtagttttagaaataaatatatgccAATGTGTGAGACGGCGCGCTGCCAGAGACGGCCACTCGACTGGAGCATATGAGGTGCAGTGATGAGTGACGGCTTTACAACCCGTGACAAACCTTAAAGCACCGTGATGCACTGTATCCAGAGAGGACAGACAGCTTGCAGGGGCATTCGCATATGAAAGGGAGGAAGGTGGCAGCAACCAACATTTTCCTGGCagccaaagaaaaacaagacctGTCACGGAAAAAGAATCCAAGTTTcaatcttattttttattttttttgtctacaaCAGACTTTTATTATCATCTGTGGTCCCTAACTTGTGCACTGTGGCCCCATACATTGTTTCTATACATACATCCTCAGTGCAGCAGTAAGAACACAACAGTTCTAACTTCTTTTCAAGTCGTTTTGCACCTTTACGAGACGTCGACCTTCCTCTGAGAAGACAaaggttgttgtgtgttttataacatttaaatctCCGATCATTTATTCTGCGATGTCCTCAGCCTCACTGGCTGGTCTGCAGGAAGATCGATATTAAAACAATCGGCCGTGCAAAGAAGATGGGAACCACTGATTTaatgtatacactgatcagccacaacattaaaaccactgagaggaaacGTGAAtgactttgaccatcttgtgacaattaaatgttcagctgggaaacttatggacctggtgttcatgtgtgtggattttacttaaatgtgagagacaatattaggaaggtggtcataatgttatgcctgaaccGTGCATACTTCTGTTCTAGgtgcatgaaataaaagtttcaGTTTGGAAATTCGTCCCAACATGAGGTCTCCTTTAAATGAAAGCCTGTGGGAGTTCGTACCGTTCAGTAAATAAAGGTCACACGAACCGCCGgtgtcttttaataaatccgtgccttcttcctttttttttcggGGTCAGGACAACCACAAACTGAGCTACATCCAGCAGCTGCGGCCCACTCAGACCGTCCAGCCCAGGATCAAGCTAAAGCTGTTCGGTCACTCAGGAGCCGGGAAGAGCACTTTACTGGAGTCTCTGAAATGTGGCATCCTGCGCAGCttcttcaggaggaggaggacacgcaTGACCAACACGACCCGTCACCCCAACTCTCCCATCAGCTCTAAACCTGCTGGTAGGTGACTCAGACCCACTTTGAAATATGGCACCTTAATGCGAAGCAGCAGCGttcattttcagacatttattACACCTCAGGTTAGTTCACTGTGACATGTTTGTCTGAATTTAAAGAGATTTTTCACTCTTCATGAAATCTTGGGAAAGGGTTTCAAACCAAATcaattcaaactttatttatatagcacttttcatataTAAAAATTGCAGCACACCTAACCTCCCATACGCCAGACCCTCATTCGTAAACACGCATACACCGACACACAGCATACTACACACATTTAGTCTGAAACTGAGCctaaaaactaagaaaaatagtaaattagcaattaaaaacaataaaatcatagatagctaaataataaaagcataaataagtCATAATAAATAAGAGTATAAGGGCACTCAGTTAAAAGCTAAATTAGGGGTGgatattggcaaggacttcacgatacatatcgcgatacttgagtcacgatacgatacattattgcgatattatcaTATTACGATATATTGCAagttggatatatatatatgtacatcagatgacagtgataaatCACTGGGCAaattgagtttaaaaaaaacaatattaatccaagtgatccatttccaatttattgctcTTGTACTAGCAAAAGTGGCGGTGTAGGTGCAGACGTTTTTCAAGACCAAAACATGATTTATACgttgccatattgatattttttcccagcCCTAGTCTTGAGTCTACtattaaaacatcaacattcTCAGCATCGCCTCCGGCAGTCTGTTCCACAGGCGTGGgccgtaataataataaaaatgaagctCCTCCATGGGTTTTCCCCGTCTTTAAATACACTCCGGAGTTGTTAAACATCTTCCAGTATTTACTCTTCGTCGTTCACGTTGTGCatagtctttgtgtttgtgctgtcgTCTCGTTACACCGCTCCATAGCAACCCACACATTAACCCTCAACATTAACTTCATTACTCCATAGTGGCATTAACCGACTCCTCCTGGACTTCAGAGAAGCCTTTTCATGGAGGTCGCAGGTCTTTGGTAAAGACTCCCTGATGTGTTCATTGTACCGTAAAGAAGACCAAAAGAACCCTCtccagcttctctctgtttccagTCCATCTGCGTCTGCCCTCCCTCGCACTGTTTTTCAGCTCTTGGAGACGTTACCTCCCAGACAGACGTGATCCTCGCTCAGATAATTGTCCGTTACGTGAGCCGTATAGAATTACTGATCCCGTCCTGTATGCTATCTGGAAATCTGCGGCCTCTGTCAAGAGCTGAACGGGTGTCGAAAGGGCCTTTTCTTGTCCTTTCAATCCGAGCTAATGTTGCTTATTGACTCTGTGTTATATCTGCAGCGATACGTGACGTGAGTCCACAGTGGAACACAAAGAAACGGGGCTGATAGGGAGCCGTCAAAATGtccgtctgtctgcctgtctgcatACGTTTATATCCAGCCAACAAGCATCAGTACAGTTTGAATGCGTGTTTACGTCTGTTGAGAGTTGCAAAACTAGCACCTAATAgtcaaaaaactattttctccTGTGCATAGATTTCTGGTCCTTTCAGCTGTTTATGCTTCAGTTATATCGTCATTTATTGTCGTGATCTGTCAAATGGAAAAGGTGAACTCCCTAAAAAGCTGCCTTACATAAAAGCAGAAATTCCTCCTGACCAGCGAATATAATTGTTGCACAACACACTTGATTTATTCATATGAATAGTACAGCTAAGAGACATTGATTTGTTTATCGGGAACAGCACATATACATTCCCTGAACATATTATTGTTCAGGATCTAATCGCACTTAACGTTCTGGTTCATCAGCCCTGAcgttgtcaaaataaaaataaactcaagaccaccaaaaaaaaaacataaaaaatctgTAGGTGTGGTCCTGCAGTGTCAACAAAATCCTAATGTTATGTCGACATAGTGGATTTATTTTCAGCAAACTAGCGCCCCCATgtggatgggaaaaaaaaggactggaTGCTGCTTCGCCGTGTGTTCAGTTCGTTCTTTTTATACAGCAATAAGTAAAGAAGGGGTTGGTGagatttaaaataacagagcaAAGAGGCACAAGAACAATTTAAGTAATGAGATTTATGAGACTTTAGATTCATTAAAGACAGTTTGAGATTAAATTCACTACAGGCCAAACATTTGGAAgcaagatcatagtttcattggtgtagtttgcatcaaaataaacatgattattatgtCAAGAgtgacatttttactataataatcaggtatttgagtttttctttcttcaaattaACCTCCTCTGACTTTAACATCATTACAGTATATACAAGGCATTTGTTCCACAAGGGATATTTGTATagagactctcaaaagccaaagagttaaagtgaactgtgatttgttttttgtttttttacttttgcactgaagttgtgactcttgcaaatcttctcgactgGTGAAATTAATGTAAACCTAAAGGTaaaatgaggaaaatggttcatatcaataaaagcaaagtctgatcatgcagtaaattcatcccaaaatacacagaactcatgctgaatagaatagaagagctgttgctgtttttaataaaaggccacatggacacaaacttgaagttgcttccaaactttcaACCTGTTGTGTCTGTTGTCTGTAGTTATAGATAGGTAAATATAGGTAGGTAGGTCTGTCAGTAGGTCAGTCGGTAGTTAGTCAGTGGTTTTTGGGTGGGtacgtaggtaggtaggtagatactttatttattatttatttataacagtaTGAACCGTTTCTTCTCCTTGTCTGTGTTCAGTGTCGGTGAGCATTTCCAACCTGTATCCGGGCTGTGAGAACGTGAGCGTGCGGAGTCGCAGCATGATGTTCGAGCCCAGCCTGACCAAAGGCGTCCTGGAGGTCTTCTCCCCCGTCCACAACGCTCTGTCCACGGCCGACGAACAGGCCACGAAGGCCATCGACATCCAGCACGCCAACATCCACGGTGAGAGCCGAACGCTCTGAGATCGAAGCTTCAACGCagcttcagaaaataaaaaaataactcttaTTAAACATGACGACACAACGCACTTCCTTGTCCGTAGGTGTGGGGGATTTCAGCGTGTGGGAGTTTTCGGGGAACCCGGTGTACTACTGCTCCTACGACTACTTTGCAGCCAACGATGTGACAGCGATCCACGTGGTCCTGTTCAGTCTGGAGGAGCCGTACGAAACCCAGCTGGGCCACATCACCTACTGGCTCAACCTGCTGAAAGCCCTCACCCTGCCACAGGGCAACATCGGTGAGCAGCTCCTCTACTTCTTACAACGCCTGCATTAAGTGAATTAGAAGATTTTAAAGCAGAAGTTTCtgtatttcttcataaaaaaatgactcaaaacacaaGTCAAGACAGAAGACACAGTCAAATCTTGTTAACCTAACAGcataattcatatttgaacatttttggagaagaaataatattttttgcaAGTGCATTGATATCTTTATtaatattgtaacagtaagtcaaaagtCAGTCATATGTTCTGATCTGTGTtgtgcaaaagtaagtgaaccctTGTATTCATTATCTGGTGTGACCTCCTTGTCTGATCTGTCGTCTAGAGCGGCTGGGACAGATTTTAGTTTGGAGTAATTTTTATCTAGAGATGTTGAATATTCTGAGAGGTGCAAATGACTTTTAAGCAGTACAGTATGTGCAAGAAACTTTAACTGAGCGATTTAATGCATGCATTTGATGCTTTTCACAGTATTGGACTGTGATTCTTGGTTTGTGAGAAACGTTATGAAGAGTTTTGAGGTTTTCGCTGCTGTTTTACTCACGATAACTTGACACAGTCATCAATGAAGCTCATATGATGCCTGATTATTGTAATATATTCTTAGAAAATTATACATCTTAACAACAAGTTGTATAAAAAGAGTCGgtgaatgttaaatgttaaacccTTGTGTGAGTTGCTAAGTGCgttttttttgcgtttcttctgttttctccagcTTTCGGGGGTCGGATCCAGCAGCCTCTCACAGTCGTCCTGGTGGCGACTCACGCCGACCTCGCTGACGTCCCCAGAGCTTTCTCTGGAGAGTTCAGCTACGACAAGGAGAGAGCGCTGCTCAAGGAAGTCAGGAACAGGTGAGGATGTGGACGTCCAGGtcgtttcttgttttgttttggggtaGTTTGTGGTCCTATTTACTAGTTCACACCTGTGAGTATAGAAAAGACTAggatgccctttattgtcattccacAGTGTATAACGAGATTgtagagcttctccttttcagtgcagacacaaatataaacgtatatacaaaatagtgcaacaGGTACTGTTTACAAGagagttaaaatactaaaaatattaatatgaaaaTGGAGCTTATGAGTAAAGTTTGGCATCAGCTAAAAAATATTCATGATAAATCTGTCAtgttagaaacagaaaagaaacagaacgTGCATatatcatttcattatttaaatgtggGGTTTTTTGTTGTAGGTTTGGGAACGACCTGCAGATCAGTGACAAACTGTTTGTGATGGACGCCGGAGCCTCGAACTCCAGAGACGTGAAGCTGCTGAGGAGTCACCTGCTGGAGCTTCGTACCAGCATCATCTCTGTGAGCAATGAaaccttttcctctcttttccaaAAACAATCTCTTCACAGTTTACTCAACTATTAAACTCAACTGTCTAAATTGGTCTTTAAGGCCTAAGCGAGTTTGCAGTCACTGTTATCTTCATGTGTAAAACACACAGTGTTGATCATATGTTTATCACAAACCGGGAATATCGTTGCAGAGGTGCAGCCCGATGACGCTGCTGTCGGAGCGCTTGTTGGCCACTCTGCCGACCTGGAGGAAGATGAGCGGACCCAACCAGCTCACATCGTGGCAGCAGTTTGTCAGCGATGTCCAGGAGCACATCAACCCACTGGTCAGCCAGGATCACCTCCGCACTCTGGCCCTGCAGCTTCACAGCATGGGGGAGGTGAGTGTTGGCACCTTCTGGCTGTCAGTTCACCAGACGACCACCAGGCTGCACTGTTGGTTCTTCAAGAAGCAAAACCAAACATCTGCAAACCATTAGTCAGGATGACAATGCAGCaggaacattttgtttctctgctcAATCTTTTTACAGTTCGTTGTTACAAATGAAATATTCTGGCTCTTCCCCacattttactttctgtttaCATATCCTGATTATTTCCTCATGTTCATCCCTCATTCTTTCCCCGTTCCTCTGTCCGTCCTCAGATCAATATCATGCAGAGTGAGACGGTGCAGGACGTTGTCCTGCTGGAGCCTCGCTGGCTCTGCAGCAACGTCCTCGGCAAGCTGCTTTCCGTGGAGACGCCCAAGGCCATCCACCACTACAGGGGCCGCTACAGGCTGGAAGAGGTGCAGGCTCTCGCTCCCGAAAGCGACGTGGACGAGCTGCTGCAGATCCTGGACGCCATGGACGTCTGCGCCCGCGACGTCACCAACCCCTCCATGGTGGACGTTCCCGCCCTGATCAAGACCAACGGCCTCCACCGCTCctggacggaggaggaggaggaggagtctctGGTCTACGGAGGCGTCCGACTCGTCCCTGCGGAGCACCTGACCCCTTTCCCTTGCGGCCTGTTTCACAAGCTGCAAGTGAACCTGTGTCGCTGGAGCCACCAACACAAACCCGAGGAGGAGGGCGGCGACGAAATCGACGGAGATATCCACCTGTGGACCAACGGAGCCAAAGTGAGCCAGGCGGGAGTGGAGGCCATGATCCTGCTGGTCAACCACGGTCAGGGGCTGGAGATTCAGGTACGTGGACATGAGTCGGAGAGGGCCAAGTGCTACACCCTGTTGGACGCCATCTGTAGTATAACAGAGAACCTGCTGGCCTCCACCCTCCCTGGACAGCTCACAGCCAAATATTACCTGAGTCCTCAGCAGCTGAGGGAACACCACGCCCCCATCATGATCTACCAACCCAAAGATTTCTTCCGGGCTCAAGTCCAGAGGGAAACCTCGCTCACCAACACCATGGGCGGCTACCGGGAGAGCTTCAGCAGCATCCTGGTCTTCGGCTGTGCAGAAGTTTACCAGCAGGGGACGCTGGGAACCGACGTCCACATATCAGACGTCCCGCTATTGGCTCGTAGGAAGCTGTGCCGCATGCTGGACCCTCCCGACGCTCTGGGGAAAGACTGGTGCCTGCTGGCAATGAATCTCGGCCTCACAGATTTGGTGGCCAAACACAGCAACGGGACTCCGAACGGCACCCCTGAGCTGGACTCGGACGCGAACTCCCCGCAGGAGGCGCTGCAGCCCAGCCCGACGGCGGCGCTGCTGCAGGAGTGGAGCGGGAGGCCGGACAGCACAGTCGGAGTCCTGATGGCCAAGCTGAGGGAGCTGGGCCGCCGCGACGCAGCGGACTTCCTCCTCAAAGCCTCTCCTGTGTTTCGGATCAACATGGAAGCGCTGGGGGCGGCCGCCAACGGCTACCCCCCGGCCTGCAACGGCGGCACGTCGTACAACTCCATCAGCTCCGTCATATCCCGCTGACCACCAGCGGTCTGACGGGACGTTTTCCACCGAATCCGGACGCACCACTCGGACTTGTGAAGTGCAATCGCAGAGAATCCAGCTGCTCGCTCTGAAACCACTCCATGATGTTGTCGTAAGGACcggatgttgtgtttgtgctctgACCAGACCTGTACAGCCGAcccattccttccttccactatGAATGTTGTGAAAGAAACTCCTGAGCTCCAAAGAGGAATCctgtgttttgattgtgttcttACCGTCGTCATGCTGCTTGTTAATGTCCCTCCTACTCTACTGCGCGCTCAGATCTCACTCCGCTCACGGCTAACAGTCAGAAAGTTAGGAAAAGCTACGGATGAACGGAGGCGGCTTAAAAAGTTTGGCGTTCCTCCTGTTTCATGTGCACGTAGGAGGCCGCCACCTCGAGTCGCTCCGTCCACCGATTAACATCACCTCCCTGCTCGCTTCCGTTTGGCGTTTTAATGAAataacagcatttttttcagaGTGCCTTCGTGGCCGTCTACCTCCCTAAAAGAGCACAAACGGTGTTGTTGTCGTTAAAAAACAGTAGTTCTTTCCAAACATTTTTGAAGAACTGTGCCTTGTTGACACCAATGGTAAATTCCACACCTGTCTTTTAAAACAgtctttaaaacagaaaaaggccatttttgcattttacattttacacagtAAAAGGTGCAGCTCATTTTATAAGCTTTTGAAAACTGAATTTcgtcctccaaaaaaaaaaaagaaaaaaacgcagCTGAATGTTTATGAGTTGGTCAAAGCGCGTCCCCGTCCTCTCAGATTAGACTCAGCGGTGAGTCGGTGCGACGTCCTGCAGGAGCTGTAGGTCAAAGCCAAACGGtttccttcatgtttaatctgtGTCTTCACGTTTCTGAGCTAATcttcatataaatattattcatttattcatccaccCAGCAACTAAACATCTGAAATATTTGACTAATTTTTGGGTAAATcatctttaatttttctttcttaccgTTTCACCGGTCTCAGAGTTTTCTCACAATTTTTATTTCCTTGGAGGTTGAGCCTTAAAACTTTCTGGCCTGTTAACCAACTGTGCCAGCTCATTTTCTGGTGAATACAATTTAAATTCCTTCTGCTTTTCTCACACCTCTAGTACTAAGAGTTGCGTCATAGAGGCGTGTTGAACGATCCTTTTATTAGTTCGCAGtccaaacttaaaacttaaatggTTATTTGAACTTTTGAATCCGAGCTGAAGATAACTGCCTGTGGAACATGTTTATAAATGGCCTCGCGGATGCACACTTCCTCATACTGTAAATGAAAGCACCAGTTCCAGATTGACACAGATTGCAGAGACTGATCTACAGACACATGTTTGCACCTTCAGCCGACCTCCTAAAACCACCTCTGGTTTCTTATAACAGCATAAAAGTTGGGAGGAAACTCTGGGACTTGTTTAATCATCATTTTCAGTTCACACTAAGGAAACTGttgccattgttttttttttgtttttgttttttttttaaccagacaTCTTCAAGTGTCTTACTGAATGCTGTTGAAGTTTCCAGCGCATTAGAGCGGAGCTTAAAGACGACCGCTGCGGACGGGGCGCAGTCAAACCGCGCTCTCGTACTCATTACTATGAACTGCAAGTGCCAGCaaaaccgtaaaaaaaaaatatctctttcTAACCTTTTCTACACACACAGCAGCCGGTTACAGTAACGACGCCCGACGCTGCGCCTCTTTAACGCTTCCTCAACACAATTCTGCATTAGTGACCAGTGCAGGGGACGCCAACAATCGAGTTACCGTCCACAGTgtccacagattttttttttgcacagtggCTATGACGCCACCTCCGTCGAGCTAAATTTGAGCTTCTCTCAGTATCGCTTGTCAGTGTTGGCCGGCCATGCGTGGCCTCACACCTCCTTTCAGTTTGTCTTCGTGGCGCCGCGGCCCGGGTTAGCAAACGCAGGGTTAGTAGTTAGTATTGTTAGCTGAGAAAAAAGGCCAAAGCCTCCCTAAGTGAAGCGCTTCACTTCACGTGCGCTGGTGTTTTCTAGCAGAAACGTTCCAGAGCACGTGTGCGTTGATATCAGGAAGAGTTTCTGTTTCCTAAAAAGATTTTTAAGAATGCAGAGGGCGAGCTCCGTGCTAGAGTGCAGTATTTCCTGTCTGCTTCACTTCCTCCAGTGTTAACACCTGTTCAGTCCAtcctttacatatatatataaatatatatatatatatatatatacatataattacTATTTCTGCCTCAGTCCGAACTGAAGCCAATCGACACAGCGGAACTCGTGGCTGTGATGTAAATACTCGAGGCCCCGTTTTCGTCCacttcctcctcacctctctgttcttcagctttctgttttatttgcccAAATACGTCGAGGCGAAATGAATGTACCGCATACGTctcctaaaaaaataaagaaaaaaaaagaaaaaagaaaagtaacaagTGAAAACGAAGGCGCGTGTTCATGGACACGGTGAAAAGAAAACGTCCCAAACCGGTCACAAACTTTACGACTTTTCTTCGTTTtattgaagcttttttttttttgtcgataACTGTGTGAACTCATTGCCAATGTCGTGTGCCTGAAACACACTCGTTCATTCCTCTGTTGTTGCCTTGTACAGATTTACCAGCTGAGAAGTGATGCTTCGGAAAGGGAAGtgattattacatttaaaagagaaaacaaaaaaaaaaaacgaggcacATTATTTTGTAAGAGCTGAGAATCACTATAATATTATGACGTTTGTCTCCACtcggtgtcttttttttctctctctctctctctgggttGTTCGGGCTGAGAGTCTGAGCGGGTCGGGTGGATTTTAAAGGGTGACGGGGTGACGGGGTTCCTGTcgggggggggaggagagacTCGGGTCTGATGGCCACATTGCACAAGTCTTTTTGTTGCTATTTATGTTACATTCTTTTAGCATGTCTTGGAATGCCATGTTCTTAGTACTTCTGACACTTTATAGTGTGatacattttataataaacGCTTTACTTAATACCATTGGCTCTGTCTCATTGACAACGGTTTGTTTCCCAACCTGGAAATAAAGAACTCATCAAAGAggtgagaaacagagaaacttAGACCTGCTTAACTAATGCATTAAACCAGTGACCAGCATTAGATTAAATAACAGGAAGGTGGCGCTGTTCTTCAatcactcataaaaaaaaacaggtcctTTCAGAGAGAGTTTAGAGGCTTCAGtcaagagaaagaaatagatttagatttggaaaaaaaaaaagttgtagaTTTACTTCtattacacttttatttatgtcaCATCAGTGGGGTTGTTTGTAAcggcgatcagccacaacattatgaccacgttctgACGATTCAGTGTTCCGCTGTGAaactttttggacctggcgttcattcatgtggatgttatttaggaATATAACACCCAGACACTCCCACGGCAGTGACACTGTTTGGTGggagcaggatacagcctgacacagacacacacacacacacaaacaaaaaaacatgaaaaacaacacaaggcgttgaccctggcctccaaatccacagaggtccctcctctcaactcataggacccaaagcccccactcccctcccctccccactaacaacactgtgttaccagacaccacaggacaccctcacaaggcccatgtccactttttgttgagtcacaactgttttggaggcagaagggagacctacacaatatgcctgatcggtttataTACAAACACAGCAGCGTCCGTGGTTTTTCCTTATGAACTGAATCCAACCAGAAGTTTTAATGGAGGATTCACATTGACACTTCTAAACTTATTTACCATTATATttcttatacacacacacaaaaacaaacaaacacacacgaggCCTAAttcacattttgctttttttgtgggTACATTTCCATCATTGTCccataataattaaaagaattaCCACACGCTCGACCAAGAAGAGACAAGTTTATTCTTTGTTGAATCAGAGGACGGATTCCTCGCTCTGTTATTTCCACTCCTCTGGCTTCATTGTGGAGTTGCTGAGGCGTCAGCGTTGCACCCGGCCTGCAGCCCTGCAGCGCTCCAGCTCCGGCTCAGACTCTGGCTCAGACTCCGTCTTAACGTGTCCCGGGCCGCCGGGATGTTGTTATTCTGCTATTGCTGTGATGTTTCACCTCAGAAAGGACAAGGTGTGTCACTTGAACTCATCACGCTCGTGATAACTTATCAGCGACGACGCAGACGTGGAAGACAAACAGcggcgcacgcacacacgcatgaGCGTTTGTGTTTCAACTTCTGATTTTGTGGGTTTCATAGGTATCAGGTCGCCATAAACACAGAACGCTTCCTTTAGTGCTCATGGTCACGACAGCCCACTTCCTCAGAGTATTCACCACACAGAGGAAATGATCCCAGAGAAgacattttataataataatcaggtAACACTCTCTAAACAGTCCCATTGACTTACTTAAGTACATTCTACTGataaaacattttgtcttttaaggCACTTCCTCCGCCTCCTG includes the following:
- the dapk1 gene encoding death-associated protein kinase 1; amino-acid sequence: MTIFNPENVEEFYDIGDELGSGQFAVVRRCRHRNTGVEFAAKFIKKRRSKSSRRGVTREDIEREVNILKEIQHPNVITLHEVFENKAEVILILELVAGGELFDFLAEKESLSEEEATQFLKQILDGVFYLHSKQIAHFDLKPENIMLLNRSVPHPRIKLIDFGLAHKIDFGNDFKNIFGTPEFVAPEVVNYEPLGLEADMWSVGVITYILLSGASPFLGDNKQETLANVSAVDYTFDEEFFSNTSVLAKDFIARLLIKDPKKRMTIQDSLQHPWIKPKDTQQALSRKESAVNMEKFKKFAARRKWKQSVRLISLCNRLSRSFLSRSNISVARSDDTLDEEDSFVMKAIIHAINDDNVPGLQHLLGSLNSYDVNQPNKHGTPPLLIAAGCGNIQIIEVLMRKGAEIQAHDKSGANAIYYAARHGHVETLKFLHEKKCPLDVQDKSGETALHVAARYGNVDVVSYLCCIRANPDLSDREQETPLHCAAWHGYSAVARALCQAGCDVDAKNREGESSLLTASARGFVDIVECLVEHGANLEATDKDGHTALHLAVRRCQVDVVRCLLRHRCHLDQQDRHGNTPLHIACKDGNMPVVTAICAAKANLDLPNKHGRTPLHLAANNGSLEVVRHLCLAGANIDAVTHDGKTAEDLASTDQQEYIVALLGKLKKDNHKLSYIQQLRPTQTVQPRIKLKLFGHSGAGKSTLLESLKCGILRSFFRRRRTRMTNTTRHPNSPISSKPAVSVSISNLYPGCENVSVRSRSMMFEPSLTKGVLEVFSPVHNALSTADEQATKAIDIQHANIHGVGDFSVWEFSGNPVYYCSYDYFAANDVTAIHVVLFSLEEPYETQLGHITYWLNLLKALTLPQGNIAFGGRIQQPLTVVLVATHADLADVPRAFSGEFSYDKERALLKEVRNRFGNDLQISDKLFVMDAGASNSRDVKLLRSHLLELRTSIISRCSPMTLLSERLLATLPTWRKMSGPNQLTSWQQFVSDVQEHINPLVSQDHLRTLALQLHSMGEINIMQSETVQDVVLLEPRWLCSNVLGKLLSVETPKAIHHYRGRYRLEEVQALAPESDVDELLQILDAMDVCARDVTNPSMVDVPALIKTNGLHRSWTEEEEEESLVYGGVRLVPAEHLTPFPCGLFHKLQVNLCRWSHQHKPEEEGGDEIDGDIHLWTNGAKVSQAGVEAMILLVNHGQGLEIQVRGHESERAKCYTLLDAICSITENLLASTLPGQLTAKYYLSPQQLREHHAPIMIYQPKDFFRAQVQRETSLTNTMGGYRESFSSILVFGCAEVYQQGTLGTDVHISDVPLLARRKLCRMLDPPDALGKDWCLLAMNLGLTDLVAKHSNGTPNGTPELDSDANSPQEALQPSPTAALLQEWSGRPDSTVGVLMAKLRELGRRDAADFLLKASPVFRINMEALGAAANGYPPACNGGTSYNSISSVISR